The sequence CCTATAGATGAAAAGGTGCAGAACGGTTTTAAAATGCCGGACGGCAAGCTTAAAGGAGGGCCAATTATAGGCCGCGGTCAATTTACTCCACCGGATGTAATTTATCCAGATTTAGAGACTGGGCAGTCCCCCAAGAGCGTAGTTCATTTTACCGTAGGTGCAGTAGGAGTAGATCTGGAGGCAGACCCAAGCACAGGTGAGGTTGTTATCAATAAGATCGTTGGAGGTTATGATTTAGGAAAGGCTATATCTCCGTTCAATGTCAAGTGTCAGATAGAAGGGGGAACAGTTCAGGGAGTTTCACAGGTGCTATATGAAGGAATGTACTATGATGCCCAAGGCAGGCTCCTTAATCCGGATTTTACAGATTACAAAATTGCTACTACAATGGATGTCCCATGGGAAATAGAGAGCTTTTGGGAAGAAACCCCTGAAGAACTGTCGCCCTACGGAAACAGGGGAGTTGGAGAACATCCTATGATTGCTGTAGGTCCTGCAATAGGTAATGCCCTATATAAGGCATTAGGAATAAGAATACACAAACAACCTTTTACTAGGGAGCGCGTATATATGGCAAACAAAGCCGCAGAAAAGGGTGAAGAAGATTTCTGGGATTAAATTTATAAATGTTAAAACCGATGCAGTTCGGAATTTCCGAAATGCATCGGTTTCGATTTGAAGGAGCACTGGTAATATGAATAGAGTCCAAAGAGAATTTACAGAATTGCTGAACTCGAAAGTAGATTTTTTTGGATTTGTTAATGTTAGAGACTATTGTTCGGCAGCCCGAAACGAGGAGAACTGGATTGACCCTTTTGATCTGATTGCGGAACCGAAGACAATAGTTGTAATAGGGGTAAAAACCGTAGATGAGTTATTAAAAAGGCCGGGGAAAAATGTGGCCTGGCATAATATAACTATAAATATAAAGTTGAACCAGGTTTTATATGATTTATCCAGGTTTTTAAGCAAAAAAGGTTTCCAGGTATTCCCGCATTTTACAATAAACCAGAACTATACACCCCCCAAATGGCAGGATATAGCCAGAGATGTAATGCCATCAAAAATCATCGCTAAAATAGCTGGTATCGGATCTATTGGCAGAAATAATCTTTTTATTCACAAAGAATTTGGTGC is a genomic window of Koleobacter methoxysyntrophicus containing:
- a CDS encoding 4Fe-4S binding protein, yielding MNRVQREFTELLNSKVDFFGFVNVRDYCSAARNEENWIDPFDLIAEPKTIVVIGVKTVDELLKRPGKNVAWHNITINIKLNQVLYDLSRFLSKKGFQVFPHFTINQNYTPPKWQDIARDVMPSKIIAKIAGIGSIGRNNLFIHKEFGAGVRLTALTTSAEFNWVHKVYENLCNSCGLCINMCPAGALTEKGYDPERCWQFLYKLQKTWGYAGCGNCMLACGRKRNNS